DNA from Agarilytica rhodophyticola:
TCTATCGATATTTTGATGCTGCTGTGGGTTCCCAGTTGGCAAATGGGGGGATTGTTCCCGATATTAACGGTGACGGTTCGAATGTTACTGTTGTACGCTATCGTATTCGCGAGGTTGGCGGTGCTTTCGAAACTAAAGCAAGTGCTTGGTATATCGAAGATACATGGGTGATTAATGATAATTGGACCGTTTCTGCAGGTTTGCGTAACGAAACTTTTGAAAACTTAAACTCCAATGGTGATACCTTTATTGAAATTGATGAGCAATTGGCGCCACGATTGAGCGCCTCGTGGGACCCTAATGGAGATGGTTCATCACGGGTTTACGCACACTGGGGACGTTACTTTCTACCTGTCGCTGCCAACACAAATGTAAGGCTTTCGGGTAATGAGTTTGACAATCAACGTTTTTTTATCTTTGATGGACAATTTGAAGCTAACACCTTTGCACCTGTTTCGCGAGATGCCAATACTGGCCTACCGACTACTCAAGAAATTGGCTCAGTGCTAGTAACGGCGAATGGAGTCGTACCAAATAGTGCGGAATTGGCCGATAGAGATATCGACCCTATGCATCAAGACGAACTTATTTTAGGTTACGAGAGGGAAATCGAAGATTGGCTAGTGGGTGTTAAATATATCAAGCGTGAACTTAAAAGCCATATCGACGACGTGATTCTAGATCATGCTATAGAAGCACTGGGCTTACCTCTGGATGGTGGCAATCATTATGTGCTGGCGAATCCCGGGTCAAGCATTACAATACCCTACCTAAATAACAGTGGTGATGTTGTGCAAACAACATTTTCTGCTGATATCCTCAATTATCCTCGTGCTAGGAGGGAGTATGAGGGATTGGAATTCAGCACACAACGGAGTTTTGATCGCTTGACAATCAGTGCAAACTACTTATGGTCTAGTAGCAAAGGTAATACCGAAGGCTATGTTAAATCGGACAATGGCCAAGATGACGCAGGGATTACCACGGATTTTGATTTCCCTGAACTCACTGACGGTGCCTTTGGTCGTTTGCCTAACGACCGGACTCATCAATTTAAAATATTTGGCAGCTTGCAGGCAACAGAGAATTTAACCCTTGGGTTGAATATGCTATTGCAATCTGGTCGACCCATTAACTCATTTGGCACAGGCCACCCCAACGGGACGCCTGCCTATGGTCAAACATACTATCTTACAAGTCCCGGTATCGATGGTAATGTTGGTACTGCGGATGATGTGCTATTTCGAACACCTCGAGGAAGTAGGGGGAGAACCAGTTGGGTTTCAAGTGTAGACTTTGCGGCGATTTACTCGTTGGCTTGGGGCGCTGCGAATATAGAATTAAGAGCCGATGTGTTCAACCTCTTTGACGCTCAAGCCGAGTTAGAAGTTTTTGAGAATGCTGAAACCGCACCCGGCGTCGCTGATATTCGTTACGGTATTCCCACATCCTTTCAAGCACCAAGGACATTTCGTTTCGGTGTGGCTGTACGTTTTTAATTTTTATTTTTTCATCTTGGATTGGTATTTTATTCACATTCAGCCTGGTGCTTCGCCGGGCTGAATCAATGTATGAATATAGTTTGAAACATTTACTAAATATTCATAATAACTTTGAAGCTTCTCATAGCCCGCCTCAAACTTCTTCGCGATGCCAGTAAAATAAAACTCTCCACATAGAATAAAAAAGCTTTTAGATTTTTATTATAAAATATTATATGTTAATTCGCGCCATTGGCGGCGCTCGACATTAGCTGCTGTTTGGCGCAAGAATCATTTTTTATTTTTTCTTCGATGAAAATTTATTTGCTATAAATCATTTTAAACAAAAGTGTTTCAAATATTACATCTGCAAGCGATTGATTTTATTTGGACGACACGATACGATTAAAAGGATAATTTTGTTTAATCTAAATAATACTACTTTGGTAATGGTTTTATTTGCAGTAGTAGTTTTATTTGATCAATAGATAAATTTAATATTGAGCTGTTTCAGATATTAAGTTATTTCGGGTATTAAGTTGTTTCAGATAATAAGTACAAATGAATTGTTTATCAAAAATAATTTTGTAATAGTTTAAAGCCAATGTGAGGCTTAAATTATATTATTTAAGGGGCTTTAGGGAGTTGGATTGAGGCTTGGAAGAGTTTTAGATAGGATGTTGATTAGGATAACGCTACTTCGAGATAGCTTTTATTGGCAATTAACTTGCTGGTGATTAGCTTTTTGTTACTCATTACTTATCGTGCTTTCAATTCAAATTGTAATCTTTATTGCGGCTATAAATTAATTTAAGAAATAATGTTGCTGTCAGTGAGCATTGCTTCTTATATTTGTTTAACAGTTAACTTTGAGGATCGAGCTATCGAAAGTTATAGTTTGACTGCCGGTGACGTACTCATTGATTATTTGCACAATATTGGTGTGGAATACGTTTTTGGCATTCCTGGTGGAGCAATTGAACCTTTATTCGATTCGTTAGCGCGAAGCGAAAGGCAAGGAAAAACTAAAATCATTGTCACTCGCCATGAAACAGGGGCTGCGTTTATGGCCGATGGCTATACGCGTTCGTGTGGTAGATTAGGGGTTTGCTGTGCGACAACAGGCCCCGGTGCTACCAACTTAATTACAGGTGTAGCGGCGGCTTACGAAAATTCTATTCCAATGTTGGTTATCACCGCTCAAACAGCATTAAGCAACTTTGGTCGTGGAGCTTTTCAGGAATCTTCAGATACCGGCATTAATATTATCGGTATGTTTAAACATTGCACAGTTTACAACACCATGGTTAGCCATGTAGACCAGCTGCAGCAAAAGTTAACCGCTGCGATAATGATGGCAATGAGCGAATCTCGTCCAACACATATCAGTATTCCCATCGACGTGTTAAGAACCCCTGCGGATAAGTTTCCTCATTACCAAACACCACTCTCACTCATTACTCCAGAAGGTAATGCCGATAAAAAAACGTTAGATAGTTTATATGACAACATTATCAGAGCAAAAAAGATTGTATTTATTGTTGGAGTGAAGTGTTACGACGCTGTCAGTATTATAGAAAAGATTGCCTTTTTGTTAAATGCGCAAATGGTGACAACCCCTGATGGGATGGGGCTAATTAGCGTTGATCATCCGCTTTATCGAGGAGTTGTCGGATTCGCTGGTCATGAAATTGCACACGAAGTTATGCTGGAAGAAGATGTAGATTTAATTGTTGCTGCCGGCACTACCTTAGGTGAGTGGTCAAGTAATGGTTGGGATTGGCAAGAACTTTTTAGTGATCGCTTAATACACGTCGACTCAATGATAAAGAATTTAACCTATTCTCCGATGGCTCGTTTGCATGTTCGGGGTGATGTTAAATCCATATTTGAGTCTCTACTTATATACTTACAAGAAAATTATCGAAAAGCTCAAACGAGCAATAATAAGAAAATATTTAAGGAATACATGGATCGTAAACTAACCGAGCACTTGGTGGCATCAGAGGATAAAATTAAGCCCCAGTTTCTAATGACATATCTTCCGGAGATGTTTCCTGTAGGTACTGGATATTTTGCCGATACAGGCAGTAGCATGGCTTGGGCAATACACTATCTCAACCCTCGAAATCAACGTATGTCCGAGCGGCGTGGTATCCACGATTATGATAAATACGCCGAGAGAATAAAGTCGGGGCGTCGTAAAAATAATGCTGATTTATTTCAAGTAACGATAGAGTTTTCTTCTATGGGATGGGCGATAGGGGCATCTATAGGTGCAGCCTTTGCCAATACTTCACGCCCCGTAGTATGCATTACGGGCGACGGTAGTATGCTGATGAACGGCTCGGAAGTTACTGTAGCCTTACAACACAATTTACCTGTTGTGTTTGTTATATTGAATGACAGTGCACTAGGGATGGTGAAGCACGGTCAAAGAATGTCTGGGGCACAAATGATAGGGACAACCTTGCCAAGTGTTGACTTTTCTCTTTGGGGGCAGTCGATGGGGATTAAAAGCCATCTTATAAAGTCGCCACAAGATCTACAACAACTTTGCTTTGATCACAACACTCTGAGTAAGGGCCCGATATTATTGGATGTTAGGGTGGACTGTGAGGAAGTGCCTCCTATTGGTGTCAGAATTAAAGCGCTGAACAAAGCGAATTAGAACTTTAGTTTTATATTTTTAATTTCCTTTAGTTATTATGCTGCCATTTTCTATTTGATGTTCTCTAAAAGTTGCATTCTACATTCGCAGAATGGTTTATATGCTTCAGCTTGATATATGTATTAGTAATATAAAGCGTATTCTATAGGCTTTCCTTAGATGATAATGGGGCCCCATGAGAACCGCGGGAATCAATCATTAGAAGTGCTTTTAGAGGCAGTTGTTAATGCCTAATAGTAGCAGCGCCACTCTTTTTTGAAAACCGCGCCTGTTCGCGTGGTTTCTTTTATCAACTATCAATTTTATATCTATACTCAAGTTAACTGTCCCATAGACGGGCAGCTTATTATGCTCGTGGGTGTTTAATACTAATGATTTTTAGTCAAATATATATAGTAGGGCATAGTGGTTATCTGGGATTTAAGCGCCTGTCTTAATAAGGTTTTACAAGATGGCAATTTGTTTTTAAATCGTATGAGTTTTCAAACAGGAATTCTATCGCCGTTCTATGAAATTGAAGTTTTTTAGGCAAGCAAAACCTTACCCAGAGGAGAGTCATTGTAAAACTTCAGTAGGCGCTCATCGGATAGAATATCGTTTCTCAAAATTCTTTTCTCACTTGACTTATGTTTTTTTATTGCTAGTTAGTATCTTCCTTTCTGTTAACGTTTCTTTGACGTTTGCAGGGGAAGACGATGTAGCCGTTGTATATCCTAAAGTTAGAGCTCCTTACAACAAGATATTCCTTTCGATAATCGATGAAATAAAAGCGTCGACAAATAATAATGTTCTAATGTACGAAGTGGAAAAAGGTGCAACCTCAGAAAAGCTTAAAAAATGGATAGATAAAAAGAAGGTGGTCAAGGTTGTTGGTCTAGGTAATAGGGGAGTTAATATAGTTTATCAATTAGAAAATAAGGATGATTTATCGATAGTCTTTGGTGTGTCGGCCATTAACCCAGACAAGTCACGGGATTTTTTTGCTATCTCACTTGTGCCTGAACCTAAAAAGTTATTTCAAGAGCTTGGCACTGTCAATCAAGCTATTAAAACGATATATGTGGTTTTTGAAGAAGGGAAACAAGATGAACTTATGGATATCGCTGCATTAAGTGCACATGATTTAGGTTTTAACCTAGTGACTTTGGGGGCGTCAGATGTTGTCGAAATGGCTGAAATGTACCGTAGTGTTCTAAGAAAAATAAACCCTAAAACCGAAGCTCTCTGGATGGCAAAAACGGGAAAGTCTATAGAAAAAGCCATACTAAATGAAATATTACGAGATGCTTGGAAGAAAAAATTTATTGTTTTTTCAAGTAATTTAACTGATGTAAAAAAAGGCGCACTATTTTCTTTGTACCCAAATAATAAGAAAACGGGTGAATATTTGATTGAAATATTAAACAACATTCATAGCAATCCTGATATAGAGCCGCATGTTGTGCTCTCCAAAGAGCTAAATGCTGGTCTTAATATCCGTACTGCCTCTCATTTAGGTATCCATTTTGATGAAGATAAAAAAAGGCGGTACTCCCTTATTTTTCCACCGCAACTGAAATGAGAAAACTTCGAAATGAACATTATATCTTAAGTGGCAAAAATGTTTAGCAAATTAAAATTTCAACATCAATTAAGTATTATCTTTAGCGCAGGTATTTTAATTTTGGCTTTTGTCTCGACGCTTGTAATTTCGAACGTCTCCTCACGAGCCATGTATAAAAGAATCGTTAGCGAAGGCTTGAAATTGACAGAAACTTTTGCTGAACAAAGTACACTGGCGCTTCTTTATCAAAGTCATGATGGCGCTGCAGAGGTGAGCGACGTATTTTTATCCTTTCCCGATGTTCTCGGTGTAGAGGTTATACAACGAGATATGACGGTGCTGTATAACGTTGGTAAATACTCGAAGAAACAAGATTCAAAACTGCTATTGCCCGGTGAATCATCATTATTATCAGAAGATAGCCGGGGCTGGGAATTTGTGTCTCCTGTGTATACTGGTCGGGAACAAGAGAGTCAGCAAGACGATGAAGGTTTGGATGATGTCTTCTATGAAGATCAGGATCTTGAAATTGAATCCGATGGTATCAGTGTTGATGATGATAAACAGCTAATAGGTTACGTCAAACTGTATATTGGTAAGGAATCTCTTAACAAGATAACGTCTGATATTTTTTCATACAACCTCCTTATTTCTATAATACTTGCTTTTATTTTGCTACTCACCCTTTTAGCTATTACTCAACGTTTGACTAATCCTATAAATAATCTATCTAGAACTATGAGGGCGGCTAAGGAAGGGGAGGAAGAGGTAAGGGCCACTTTGGGTGGGCCGAGAGATATCTTTGAGATGATAGAAGCTTTTAACTCGATGATGGATGTTCTGAATGATAGAGCGAAACAATTAAAACTGGCTAGAGATGAAGCTTTTGAATCTGCGCGGGCAAAGGGCGAGTTTGCTGCCAATGTTAGTCATGAATTACGTACGCCTATGAATGGCGTGTTAGGTATGCTTGAACTATTGCCCGATTACGGTCTAACGGAAACCCAATCAGAGTATGTCAGAATTGCCAAGAAGTCTGCTCAGTCGCTGTTGACCTTGATTGATGATGTATTGGCTTTTTCTAAAGGTGAATCTAAGCATGCTGTCGTTGAAATTTGTGAATTCAATTTGGTGGATTTACTCGATGATATTATTGCGCTGCTTGGCAGTAAGGCACAATCAAAGCGTATAGAGTTTTCTTATATTATCGATGCTGATGTGCCTAATCGATTATTTGGTGATGTTGAAAAAATACAGCAGATCTTAATAAACTTGGTAGGTAATGCTCTTAAATTTACTCAAGCGGGGTATGTGTATGTGGGTATCTCAGTTGAAAGTAATGACAACAACACCATTATTATCTTTAATGTTAAAGACACCGGGCTAGGCGTTTCAGATGAGGCGAAAGAGCGAATATTTGAAGCATTTTCCCAAGCTGATAATTCTACAACACGACGCTTTGGTGGCACAGGTTTAGGGTTATCAATTTCTCGCCAACTGGTATCCCTTATGAATGGCGAAATCGGGATTGATAGTGTGTTGGGTAGCGGCAGTAACTTTTGGTTTAAATTGCCCCTCGAGCCTGATGATAAGCACTATGTTGAAGAGGAATATCAAAACCTGACAAATGCCAAACTCGATATATTGCTCGTTAATGAGGAGCCCATATTAAGTAAAAGTATATGCAATATGTTAGAACCCTATGCGACTTCCATAGATGTAACCACGGCGATTACAGATACCTTGAGAAAAACAGAAAAGCCGCAGGGAGAAAATCTCAAATATGATGTGATTATCATTGATGAAGAGTTTAGTGAGTTTAATCGATTGATAGAAAAACTTGGCCAAGTATTGGATTTGCGCTCCATTTCAGTCATTGTGATGGCACAGCGTTCGGTAACCTCATCTTTTGTTAAGAATGTAGAAATTAATCATTATTTATCTAAGCCTATCAGGCGTAAGCAATTGTATGATTGTATGGTTGACGCGCTATATTGTGATGATCCCTCATATTCACATCGCGCCGAAAGTAACGTACATGTACTCGAAGTACCGAAAGAATCTTACGGTGATAAGAAAATATTGGTCTGTGAAGATAATGAAACTAATTGGTTAGTGGCAACTAGAATGCTTGA
Protein-coding regions in this window:
- a CDS encoding TonB-dependent receptor gives rise to the protein MRKLLGFSFVLSMATNSFAASNVNGSIDGRFVDANGNQVSGVEVTITNEEKGFRRTISTGSNGSFKINVPGGDYKVSSVRPGYESVTIEKVSVAIGTSSPVRIVLQEGAMEEVLVVGNATQLIKTGTAESSLNISLEEVAKLPVPRTIESVALLAPGTVLGDSDFGEDKSLVSFSGSSVGENAYFIDGLNVTNFRNGLGGSSVPFEFYDQFQIKSGGYGAEFGRSLGGVLNAVVKKGSNDFNYGLVSYYEPAALRENASNVLRNNGSLYDLNSENERSIFVSDLYVSGALIQDKLFFYALYEYSDTSEEFNTRGTPDELNDRVTEEPFWGGSLVWNITDNHALTLVAFSDERTRENSVFEYDVDNRSRGNFVGVFNEERGGDNMLVRYDGQLSDSLSLSVLWGENEYNLTNQASTDITCPLVVDVRAVATSSRPGCETNAVAEIGGDKREALRVDFEWEIGGGHTLAFGVDNEDNESDSLQTYSGSALRQDGGVFYRYFDAAVGSQLANGGIVPDINGDGSNVTVVRYRIREVGGAFETKASAWYIEDTWVINDNWTVSAGLRNETFENLNSNGDTFIEIDEQLAPRLSASWDPNGDGSSRVYAHWGRYFLPVAANTNVRLSGNEFDNQRFFIFDGQFEANTFAPVSRDANTGLPTTQEIGSVLVTANGVVPNSAELADRDIDPMHQDELILGYEREIEDWLVGVKYIKRELKSHIDDVILDHAIEALGLPLDGGNHYVLANPGSSITIPYLNNSGDVVQTTFSADILNYPRARREYEGLEFSTQRSFDRLTISANYLWSSSKGNTEGYVKSDNGQDDAGITTDFDFPELTDGAFGRLPNDRTHQFKIFGSLQATENLTLGLNMLLQSGRPINSFGTGHPNGTPAYGQTYYLTSPGIDGNVGTADDVLFRTPRGSRGRTSWVSSVDFAAIYSLAWGAANIELRADVFNLFDAQAELEVFENAETAPGVADIRYGIPTSFQAPRTFRFGVAVRF
- a CDS encoding thiamine pyrophosphate-binding protein is translated as MLLSVSIASYICLTVNFEDRAIESYSLTAGDVLIDYLHNIGVEYVFGIPGGAIEPLFDSLARSERQGKTKIIVTRHETGAAFMADGYTRSCGRLGVCCATTGPGATNLITGVAAAYENSIPMLVITAQTALSNFGRGAFQESSDTGINIIGMFKHCTVYNTMVSHVDQLQQKLTAAIMMAMSESRPTHISIPIDVLRTPADKFPHYQTPLSLITPEGNADKKTLDSLYDNIIRAKKIVFIVGVKCYDAVSIIEKIAFLLNAQMVTTPDGMGLISVDHPLYRGVVGFAGHEIAHEVMLEEDVDLIVAAGTTLGEWSSNGWDWQELFSDRLIHVDSMIKNLTYSPMARLHVRGDVKSIFESLLIYLQENYRKAQTSNNKKIFKEYMDRKLTEHLVASEDKIKPQFLMTYLPEMFPVGTGYFADTGSSMAWAIHYLNPRNQRMSERRGIHDYDKYAERIKSGRRKNNADLFQVTIEFSSMGWAIGASIGAAFANTSRPVVCITGDGSMLMNGSEVTVALQHNLPVVFVILNDSALGMVKHGQRMSGAQMIGTTLPSVDFSLWGQSMGIKSHLIKSPQDLQQLCFDHNTLSKGPILLDVRVDCEEVPPIGVRIKALNKAN
- a CDS encoding ABC transporter substrate binding protein; translation: MKLKFFRQAKPYPEESHCKTSVGAHRIEYRFSKFFSHLTYVFLLLVSIFLSVNVSLTFAGEDDVAVVYPKVRAPYNKIFLSIIDEIKASTNNNVLMYEVEKGATSEKLKKWIDKKKVVKVVGLGNRGVNIVYQLENKDDLSIVFGVSAINPDKSRDFFAISLVPEPKKLFQELGTVNQAIKTIYVVFEEGKQDELMDIAALSAHDLGFNLVTLGASDVVEMAEMYRSVLRKINPKTEALWMAKTGKSIEKAILNEILRDAWKKKFIVFSSNLTDVKKGALFSLYPNNKKTGEYLIEILNNIHSNPDIEPHVVLSKELNAGLNIRTASHLGIHFDEDKKRRYSLIFPPQLK
- a CDS encoding response regulator; this encodes MFSKLKFQHQLSIIFSAGILILAFVSTLVISNVSSRAMYKRIVSEGLKLTETFAEQSTLALLYQSHDGAAEVSDVFLSFPDVLGVEVIQRDMTVLYNVGKYSKKQDSKLLLPGESSLLSEDSRGWEFVSPVYTGREQESQQDDEGLDDVFYEDQDLEIESDGISVDDDKQLIGYVKLYIGKESLNKITSDIFSYNLLISIILAFILLLTLLAITQRLTNPINNLSRTMRAAKEGEEEVRATLGGPRDIFEMIEAFNSMMDVLNDRAKQLKLARDEAFESARAKGEFAANVSHELRTPMNGVLGMLELLPDYGLTETQSEYVRIAKKSAQSLLTLIDDVLAFSKGESKHAVVEICEFNLVDLLDDIIALLGSKAQSKRIEFSYIIDADVPNRLFGDVEKIQQILINLVGNALKFTQAGYVYVGISVESNDNNTIIIFNVKDTGLGVSDEAKERIFEAFSQADNSTTRRFGGTGLGLSISRQLVSLMNGEIGIDSVLGSGSNFWFKLPLEPDDKHYVEEEYQNLTNAKLDILLVNEEPILSKSICNMLEPYATSIDVTTAITDTLRKTEKPQGENLKYDVIIIDEEFSEFNRLIEKLGQVLDLRSISVIVMAQRSVTSSFVKNVEINHYLSKPIRRKQLYDCMVDALYCDDPSYSHRAESNVHVLEVPKESYGDKKILVCEDNETNWLVATRMLETLGCNAKVVNNGKECLDELRKETYHLVLMDCHMPVMDGYEATMNIREQEQGKDEHIPIVAMTANNSSGEKEKCLAHGMDDYLPKPLSRLELGETVARWLEADAKEPSTLSLKNNTREYGNQYIPNRRIEEPKAEEEIELKVIDAKVFGELKQLLGDSINDVVRSFHDQLKSNLELLEQAIINDDSEQTRLFSHSIKGSASNFGAAKLVECSWELEAQSRDGNLANAIEKLDKIRAESDKVIDYLHAYL